Proteins encoded in a region of the Streptomyces sp. NBC_01471 genome:
- a CDS encoding TetR family transcriptional regulator, with the protein MPELTGPVRRPVRKKASSDAPESAAGSRAAAQRLKMRRELASAAMELFAAKGYEATTVDEIAAQAGVARRTFFRHFRSKEEAIFPDHDDTLVRAEAVLNAAPPHEHPLDTVCRGIKEVMRMYAASPVVSVARYKLTREVPTLREAEIASVARYERLFTRYLLGHFDEHEQHDGNDDPLLAEVAASAVVTAHNHVLRRWLRAGGQGDVEARLDHAFAIVRDTFGTGIGAGRTAERTPAATVRSSGEVLVTVARTDAPLDEVMRTIEQALRKR; encoded by the coding sequence ATGCCCGAGCTCACCGGCCCCGTCCGACGGCCTGTCCGCAAGAAGGCGTCGTCCGACGCCCCTGAGAGCGCCGCAGGCAGCCGCGCGGCCGCTCAGCGGCTCAAGATGCGCCGCGAACTGGCCTCGGCGGCGATGGAGCTCTTCGCGGCCAAGGGGTACGAGGCGACGACCGTCGACGAGATCGCGGCGCAGGCCGGGGTGGCCCGCCGGACCTTCTTCCGGCACTTCCGCTCCAAGGAAGAGGCGATCTTCCCGGACCACGACGACACACTGGTGCGGGCCGAGGCGGTGCTGAACGCGGCGCCGCCGCACGAGCACCCGCTGGACACCGTGTGCCGGGGCATCAAGGAAGTCATGCGGATGTACGCGGCGTCGCCGGTGGTCTCGGTGGCGCGGTACAAGCTGACCCGTGAGGTGCCGACCCTGCGGGAGGCGGAGATCGCCTCGGTGGCCCGCTACGAGCGGCTGTTCACCCGTTATCTGCTGGGCCACTTCGACGAGCACGAGCAGCACGACGGCAACGACGACCCGCTGCTGGCCGAGGTGGCGGCGTCCGCCGTGGTCACCGCGCACAACCATGTGCTGCGCCGCTGGCTGCGGGCCGGCGGCCAGGGCGACGTGGAGGCCCGGCTCGACCACGCCTTCGCCATCGTCCGGGACACCTTCGGCACCGGGATAGGCGCCGGCCGTACCGCTGAGCGCACCCCGGCCGCGACCGTGCGGAGCAGTGGTGAGGTGCTGGTGACGGTGGCGCGTACCGACGCCCCGCTCGACGAGGTCATGCGCACCATCGAGCAGGCGCTGCGGAAGCGCTGA
- a CDS encoding Rv2578c family radical SAM protein: MRWDQLTENGGNNGTAGDAGTGENAALFGADSVITRTVDTPEFRGITFHEVRARSIVNRVPGASRMPFEWTVNPYRGCSHACVYCFARKTHSYLDLDTGLGFDSQIVVKTNAPELLRAKLASRQWQGAHIAMGTNVDCYQRAEGRYGLMPGIISALRDYANPFSILTKGTLILRDLELLQQAARVTDVGVSVSVGFVDEELWRTVEPGTPAPLRRLGAVRTLTDAGIGCGVLMAPVIPFLGDHPDQLRATVRAVAAAGATSVTPLVLHLRPGAREWFMSWLGEHHPQLVRRYERLYAEGAYAPKWYQRRITRQVHELAAEYGIGPAQRGVPRRIPAPPETSPAAPTQLALI, from the coding sequence ATGCGCTGGGACCAGCTGACCGAGAACGGCGGGAACAACGGCACCGCGGGGGACGCCGGAACCGGTGAGAACGCCGCACTGTTCGGGGCGGACTCCGTGATCACCCGCACCGTCGACACCCCGGAGTTCCGCGGGATCACCTTCCACGAGGTGCGGGCCCGTTCGATCGTGAACCGGGTGCCCGGCGCCTCCCGCATGCCGTTCGAATGGACGGTCAACCCCTACCGGGGCTGCAGCCACGCCTGTGTGTACTGCTTCGCCCGCAAGACCCACAGCTATCTGGACCTCGACACCGGACTCGGCTTCGACTCGCAGATCGTCGTGAAGACCAACGCGCCGGAGCTGCTGCGCGCCAAGCTCGCCTCCCGCCAGTGGCAGGGCGCGCACATCGCCATGGGCACCAATGTCGACTGCTACCAGCGGGCGGAGGGACGGTACGGGCTGATGCCGGGCATCATCTCGGCCCTGCGCGACTACGCGAACCCGTTCAGCATCCTGACCAAGGGCACGCTGATCCTGCGCGATCTGGAGCTGCTCCAGCAGGCCGCCCGGGTCACCGACGTCGGCGTCTCCGTCTCGGTCGGCTTCGTGGACGAGGAGCTGTGGCGCACGGTGGAGCCGGGCACCCCCGCACCGCTGCGCCGGCTCGGTGCCGTACGCACCCTGACCGACGCCGGAATCGGCTGCGGTGTGCTGATGGCGCCGGTGATCCCGTTCCTCGGCGACCACCCGGACCAGCTGCGCGCCACGGTCCGCGCCGTCGCGGCCGCCGGGGCGACCTCGGTGACCCCGCTCGTGCTGCATCTGCGGCCCGGGGCGCGCGAATGGTTCATGTCCTGGCTCGGCGAGCACCATCCGCAACTGGTCAGGCGCTACGAGCGGTTGTACGCGGAGGGGGCGTACGCCCCCAAGTGGTACCAGCGCCGGATCACCCGCCAGGTGCACGAACTGGCCGCCGAGTACGGCATCGGCCCCGCCCAGCGCGGTGTGCCGCGCCGGATCCCGGCGCCACCGGAGACCTCACCCGCGGCGCCCACCCAGCTCGCACTGATCTGA
- a CDS encoding adenylosuccinate lyase — MDSGESATDEEFRSLNDRLRTEAGGSAAYERLAATADHEELAGVLTEAGRPLWARELAAFRLGCAGDRRAFEALVLLLNHRDPERCVPAAHALARLGDPRTARAAAALATNPLRTAYALQPVRLLTELRAPESAPALIRTLAPLLAPDGPHPRVALGCVEGLGLLGDPRARPVLEAALARPVLHAAAARALGLLGEGIPSGPGPASPA; from the coding sequence ATGGACTCCGGTGAATCCGCCACGGATGAGGAATTCCGGTCGCTCAATGACCGGCTGCGTACCGAGGCGGGAGGCTCCGCGGCGTACGAGCGGCTCGCCGCCACCGCGGACCACGAGGAGCTGGCCGGGGTCCTGACCGAGGCCGGACGGCCGCTGTGGGCCAGGGAGCTGGCGGCGTTCCGGCTGGGCTGCGCCGGGGACCGCCGGGCCTTCGAGGCCCTGGTGCTGCTGCTGAACCACCGTGACCCGGAGCGCTGCGTCCCGGCGGCCCACGCGCTCGCCCGGCTCGGCGACCCGCGCACCGCCCGCGCCGCAGCGGCCCTCGCGACCAATCCGCTGCGCACGGCGTACGCGCTTCAGCCGGTGCGGCTGCTCACGGAGTTACGGGCCCCCGAGTCCGCACCCGCGCTGATCCGCACGCTGGCGCCGCTGCTGGCACCCGACGGCCCCCATCCGCGGGTCGCGCTCGGCTGTGTCGAGGGGCTGGGGCTGCTCGGCGACCCGCGCGCCCGTCCGGTGCTCGAAGCGGCGCTGGCCCGCCCGGTGCTGCACGCCGCCGCGGCACGGGCGCTGGGGCTGCTCGGGGAGGGGATCCCGTCCGGGCCGGGCCCGGCGAGCCCCGCCTGA
- a CDS encoding 3-hydroxyacyl-CoA dehydrogenase family protein — MDIPLHTIAVVGLGTMGTGIAEVLARGGREVIGIDVSADAAARAVTALESSTARAVRRERLTGQERLDVLARFRTFSDLQAAADADLVIEVVPESYETKQQVLRALDGIVRPGAVLATGTNALSVTRLAADTAHPERVLGLHFFNPAPAMKLVEVVSSVLTAPTAVDAVTALARDLGKEPVAVGDRPGFVADGLLFGYLNQAAAMYEAKYASREDIDAAMRLGCGLPMGPLALLDLIGIDTARTVLEAMYAASRDRLHAPAPILKQLSNAGLTGRKSGRGFYSYEEPGSADVVRDALTPLDGAQATAARPVTSVGVAGSGTMASGIAEVFAKAGYDVVLAARSPEKADAAKARVAKSLARSVDKGRMTAAARDETLARIAPAGSLDAFAGVDLAVEAVAEDLEVKQQLFETLDKVCKQGAVLATTTSSLPVIACARATSRPQDVIGMHFFNPAPAMKLVEVVRTVLTADDVHATVREVCAKVRKHPVDCGDRAGFIVNALLFPYLNNAVKMVQEHYATLDDIDAAMKLGGGYPMGPFELLDVVGLDVSLAIERVLHREFRDPGLAPAPLLEHLVAAGCLGRKTGRGFREYARR, encoded by the coding sequence ATGGACATCCCTCTCCACACCATCGCCGTGGTCGGCCTCGGCACCATGGGCACCGGCATCGCCGAAGTCCTGGCCCGCGGCGGACGCGAGGTCATCGGAATCGACGTCAGCGCCGACGCGGCGGCCCGCGCCGTGACGGCGCTGGAATCCTCCACCGCCCGCGCCGTGCGGCGGGAGCGCCTCACCGGCCAGGAGCGGCTGGACGTCCTCGCGCGGTTCCGCACCTTCTCCGACCTGCAGGCCGCGGCCGACGCCGACCTGGTGATCGAGGTCGTGCCGGAGTCGTACGAGACCAAGCAGCAGGTCCTCCGCGCCCTGGACGGGATCGTCCGCCCCGGCGCGGTCCTGGCCACCGGAACCAACGCCCTGTCGGTGACCCGGCTCGCCGCCGACACCGCGCACCCCGAACGCGTCCTGGGCCTGCACTTCTTCAACCCGGCCCCGGCGATGAAACTGGTCGAGGTGGTCTCCTCGGTGCTGACCGCGCCGACGGCCGTCGACGCCGTCACCGCACTCGCCCGCGACCTCGGCAAGGAGCCGGTCGCGGTCGGCGACCGCCCCGGTTTCGTCGCCGACGGACTGCTCTTCGGCTATCTCAACCAGGCAGCGGCGATGTACGAGGCCAAGTACGCGTCCCGCGAGGACATCGACGCGGCGATGCGGCTCGGCTGCGGGCTGCCGATGGGCCCGCTCGCGCTGCTCGACCTGATCGGCATCGACACCGCGCGCACCGTCCTGGAGGCGATGTACGCCGCGTCCCGGGACCGGCTGCACGCCCCCGCCCCGATCCTCAAGCAGCTCAGCAACGCCGGGCTGACCGGGCGCAAGTCGGGCCGCGGTTTCTACTCGTACGAGGAGCCTGGCAGTGCCGACGTGGTGCGGGACGCCCTCACCCCGCTCGACGGTGCGCAGGCCACCGCCGCCCGCCCGGTCACGTCGGTGGGCGTCGCGGGCTCGGGGACGATGGCGTCGGGCATCGCCGAGGTCTTCGCCAAGGCCGGTTACGACGTGGTGCTCGCTGCCCGCAGCCCGGAGAAGGCCGATGCGGCGAAGGCCCGTGTCGCCAAGTCGCTCGCCCGCTCGGTCGACAAGGGGCGGATGACCGCGGCGGCCCGCGACGAGACGCTGGCCAGGATCGCCCCGGCCGGTTCGCTCGACGCGTTCGCCGGGGTGGATCTGGCCGTCGAGGCGGTGGCCGAGGACCTGGAGGTCAAGCAGCAGCTCTTCGAGACGCTCGACAAGGTCTGCAAGCAGGGCGCGGTGCTCGCCACCACGACCTCGTCGCTGCCGGTCATCGCCTGCGCCCGGGCCACCTCGCGCCCGCAGGACGTCATCGGGATGCACTTCTTCAACCCGGCCCCGGCGATGAAACTGGTCGAGGTGGTCCGTACCGTCCTCACCGCCGACGACGTCCACGCCACGGTCCGTGAGGTCTGCGCGAAGGTCCGCAAGCACCCGGTGGACTGCGGCGACCGGGCCGGTTTCATCGTGAACGCGCTGCTGTTCCCGTACCTCAACAACGCGGTCAAGATGGTCCAGGAGCACTACGCGACGCTCGACGACATCGACGCGGCGATGAAGCTGGGCGGCGGCTATCCGATGGGCCCCTTCGAGCTCCTGGACGTGGTCGGCCTGGACGTCTCGCTCGCCATCGAGCGGGTGCTGCACCGCGAGTTCCGCGACCCGGGCCTCGCCCCCGCGCCCCTGCTCGAACATCTGGTGGCGGCGGGCTGCCTCGGCCGCAAGACCGGGCGCGGATTCCGCGAGTATGCCCGTCGCTGA